The Plasmodium vinckei vinckei genome assembly, chromosome: PVVCY_09 genome includes the window taatagaCCATGGTTTAAAggtgatatattttattattatgaaaatttagtaaataaaataattataaatagacaaaataatatgtttaaaataaaagcatcgaataatgatataattcCTTTTGgtgttttatttactaCTGATGAGCCAgccatattttattctcaCCATATTAATTTCCATTCACCTAGTGAACATACATTTGAAGGATCTGGAAACAGGAGACATATAGAAATGCAAATTTATCATAGTACTAATGAGATATATGATTATGATGAAAGTAAATGGAATGGAATTTttgggaaaaaaaaaaatcaaaaaaaaaataatgaaacaaaTATCAAgcattcatatattttaacgTTCTTAAGGAATAGTTTATCAAACCCTCATTTAGGTCACCAAAATccaaaaaacaaaaagcGGAACAAGCGAAGtaaatcatataataatactcAACTAGGTAGAAATggtaaaaatacaaaaaaactAAACCAATATCAGGTTATTTCCATTACTTTTTCAAGTGctgaaattaataaatctacaattaataattttaaaaaactcCCTTCggaaaaatttttaaaaacaattttagaGGGAACCCAAAATGTTCCTGTTGGTTCAGGTGAGAAAATATctccatttatttttcattaaaatgtGTATAAATCTAACGATTGGAATAATCATTAATATGATTTCTTTCCCCTTTACTTATTCCATCTATTTCccatttttaatgtttcttcatttccatttttttaaaatttcctaaatttatatttgcaaCCCATTTAATAGACCCAACATTGGTGGATCTGAAAGCACCCCTAAATTTAAACTCAGTACTGATGATGCTAAATATGAAAAGTATGGAATTTTTTGCATATCATGGATCTTCAACTTCACCAGATTGTAATGAAAATGTTCATTGGAAAGTTGCCAAGAAATCTTTACCTATATCAACTGAAACAATgttaaaattttacaatatgttaaaaaaaacaacacCCGATTATAATGGCAGtgataatgataattttaGGGCCTTACAAAATGTTCAAggtaatatacataattatgGTAGAGTATATTTAATACAAGGTTTTCCAGTTCAACTATTAATTTCATCTATCTTAACTACAAGTGAAGATAAAACTGtgattgaaaatataaaacaggCTTATTCTAAATCAAATggaaattatatttgtttcaactttattttcttattacttatttttatatttttacaaaattattaaatttgtatattgaATGATTAGGCACATTTTCATCTCTTTTGTTTATTCCTCACTTTGCAAGTGTGCACTTATTGCGTTTAATTCGATAGGTTTTTaggttttttttcatttttttagtttttgTTGAAAATGTTGAGGTGCTTAAAAGTGTGCCCcccattttcatatttttttcaagtgataaaaaaataatttcgtAATAAATAAggttatatttgtatttaatttttttgttagtAATAATTGAAATATGAATTAGACACTAATTATTTAAGGATATACATATgagttatattttttttagtttattGAATAATTGCATGAATTTAAgaatataacaatataaaCCCAATATAACAAagaataaatgataaaaaaaaaacgaatgtaaaatttataacatATACCAATTTCCATGggtttacaaaaaaaacggAAATCAAAAAGTctgatataataaatggttggataaataaatttatcattaCATAAATGTATATCAAAACAAGAAGGCTGATAAGGATTTTCCCCTTTAATCTTACGTCCATTTTGgctttgttttttttttatgtaagtatatatttgtggtgggataatataacaaataaGAATGGACGTAAAAtggaaattaaaaatgtatgtaATGCGAATGAAAAAGGAAATGAATATACATACAcataaataacaaaaagaaatgtgacaaattaaaaagaaaatgtaatattgaaaatatgtCCATAactcattttatatttgaaatatcaccaccaaaaaataattttactcTTTGTATAATAGAATCTTTGTTGGGATCAAATGGCTTGTCTTTTGATGGTATTTCTAAAACAGTTGGTAATATTTTGTCATGCAAATCAACAAGGTGCCTTATTTCGTCTGCTATCTGTATGTAGAAAAGGAgtaagcaaaaaaaaaaatgtataaattatCTATAAATGTGAATTAAAATGTTTAGAATAAACGTCCTCACAGATAGTGTGTCAAATATTTGGGCATGCATAATTGATAATACATtaatcattttatttttatatttattttcgtAAAATGTTTACCTGTTGATTCATTAATATAACTCCACAATCACTTTTCGATGTGTATTCTTTGAAAACTTCCTCAATTTCGGATTTACTCGTTTCTTAAAAagttagaaaaaaattagaaaaaaaattagaaaaaaaagtttgtAATATTATGATTTTTCATAATCAGTTTGAATGGgaaatatacaatatttaGTATTATCTTATTACTTGAATTTACAATgaaaaagttttttttcccAAGTCCATCTCTAAATCCAATTCCAGCTAGCAAAAAACCGACAACAGAGTCCTGAAAATGTAAGGATGTATGTATGTGTGCATATAGTAGTTGGTACATGTAATATTGTATAAGGATTTATTGGCTTATTTTCTATGTTATTACTTCATCCcctataatatatattttcaagtCTGTTTCattgaaaaatttatatcttcTAGATgtcattatataataaagtgttactgtttatttatatatgcatggcatatatatatttgtaatatataaattaaaaggtatactttttccttttttaaaggaagtataaaatatatataaaatgtttcaatagaaataaattaaataaagaggtcttcaaaataattatcattactttggtattgttattattatttctccCATTTCTTAttctctatatattttattatatcttctattccatataatttttcagcTTCTTcgtattttataatataaataaataattgtaataataagTAGATTTGAAAgtgatgaaaaatatattcaagttttcataaattgacttatatattttattcacgcgcaatttgttaaatttttcttttatattttttttaataaaccttaatataaagtatatatgataaaacttataaaattttgtgTAAAAGCAATAAAATTGatggaaaattaaaagtataataaatttaaaaaaggataaataaaattaaaaaattatatattatattaaaaaaacgtgcaaaataaaatgagattatatataatatcctTTTTCTGGGGAAATACaacattataaatattttataattatgttatatatatgcttatatatattttacgtattaaacatatttcAGCGTCCttgtatttaatttatagtattacatacatataaaaattatatctatatatttacaatttttttaccaATTTTATGCacttaaaataatttgtgGAAATTGTTCttatggaaaaataaattggatattaaattttaagcttattttggaaaattaccaaaaaaaattaattgaaaaaaatgaaaattgatattattgattaaaaaaaaatttatgtacatataaaaatagcaaTAAGCAAATAACAAGTTTAGCGAAATAATAGCACAACCAATAGCATGGTCATAAAAAGGGAATGGatgtgataaaaatgaaacagCTATTATGcttataaattttgattataatattataatatatttttatgccTATATATGaagtttatttttgataagatattttttaaaaagttttgTTACATTTTGTTAGTCCCTCCAAACATGTTCACTTTAAGGGGGggttatatatacatgccAAATGGAAATGTTCAAggacacaaaaaaatatgataatatatagtgtatatattttttcttcgatttttctactttttttatattataaaaaagaaataatattatccaatccatatgtatatacatacatatatataatatgcttgccatttgaataaaaaatatataccaaCACTAGCTACTTATAAATACCTTCATAATAagtattatcaaaaaaaaaaaatgataaaatatatgtacgtcataaaaataataaaatgaataaagtattaagaataattttttaaacatgcaaaaataattagtgtgtagaaaaaaagccaaaatattaaaaaaaggaaaaaaaaatccaaataataaaaaacaataaatgtataaataaaaatgttcgTTCTTTAGTTAATCGtcatcatcatcatcatcCTCCTCTTCTTCGTATTCCTCCTCGTCCTCATCTTCTTCTTCCTCCTCATCTTCATCctcttcttcttcatcatcTTCGTCATCTTCCTCTTCATCATCCTCTTCATCGTCCTCTTCATTTTTCTCTTCATCATCGTCGTCGTCATCTTCCtcatcttcttcttcttcatctTCAGAGCCCTCAATAATTTTTGAGGTATAAACATTTGGTGCTCTTCTTCTTGATCTTGTGCCTGAATCTAAAATGTTAGACAAATCAATTCCGTCTAATTCTTCCTTTAATTTAAGTTGTTTTGCATATTCTTGTATTTCAGAAGGATTTGGCaatctatttttttctgaacatatttcttttttttcacaaaaggcaataattttttcttctagttttttattatattcttcgtcattttctttatttaagtCTTTAAAAATGGTTGGCCCAATTTTTAAGTCCAATACAATTTTAcgtaatttttcttttttaatagtatgtacatttttttctgtaATACTTCCACTTGATTTTTTTCGACTTTTTGGTTTTAATTCatcattatcattatcactattatcatcttttttatttccattttttttttctttttttgcatttttggATGATGGGGTATTAAAATCATCACTActcatttttcttttttta containing:
- a CDS encoding V-type proton ATPase subunit F, putative codes for the protein MTSRRYKFFNETDLKIYIIGDEDSVVGFLLAGIGFRDGLGKKNFFIVNSKTSKSEIEEVFKEYTSKSDCGVILMNQQIADEIRHLVDLHDKILPTVLEIPSKDKPFDPNKDSIIQRVKLFFGGDISNIK